A genomic stretch from Acidobacteriota bacterium includes:
- a CDS encoding glycine C-acetyltransferase gives MAYSDKVRGAYKATLKGIEDAGLFKRERLIHSPQAADIEVEFPAGSPLRKVINMCANNYLGLSSHPEVIKAAHEGLESRGYGMSSVRFICGTQDIHRELENKLTAFLGTEDTLLFPSCMDANAGVFEAILTKDDVIISDRLVHASLVDGIRLCSAMHDTIKHSDMEHLEEKLQLHADKRFKLVVTDGVFSMDGDAAKLDEMARLCEKHDAMLLVDDSHATGFIGKTGRGTHERCGVVGKIDVITTTFGKALGGASGGCVSGRRELVEMCRQRARPYLFSNTIAPVVVEGVLRVMDLITGSTERRDKLERNAAYWRKGLTEAGFVLKEGDTPIIPVMLFNAKLAQDVSQALYDEGIYAIGFFFPVVAQGQARIRTQISAGHEIHHLDKALAAFAKVGKKFDILGKTKQEIIAKYGL, from the coding sequence ATGGCCTACAGCGACAAGGTCCGCGGCGCCTATAAGGCCACGCTCAAGGGCATCGAGGACGCCGGGCTGTTCAAGCGGGAACGCCTCATCCATTCGCCCCAGGCGGCCGACATCGAGGTCGAGTTCCCGGCCGGCTCCCCCCTCAGGAAGGTCATCAACATGTGCGCCAACAACTACCTGGGGCTGTCGAGCCACCCCGAGGTCATCAAGGCGGCGCACGAAGGGCTCGAGTCGCGCGGCTACGGCATGTCCTCGGTCCGCTTCATCTGCGGCACCCAGGACATCCACCGCGAGCTCGAGAACAAGCTGACCGCGTTCCTCGGGACCGAGGACACGCTCCTCTTCCCGTCCTGCATGGACGCCAACGCCGGCGTCTTCGAGGCCATCCTGACCAAGGACGACGTCATCATCTCCGACCGCCTCGTCCACGCCTCGCTCGTCGACGGCATCCGCCTCTGCAGCGCCATGCACGACACGATCAAGCACTCCGACATGGAGCACCTCGAGGAGAAGCTCCAGCTCCACGCCGACAAGCGCTTCAAGCTGGTCGTCACCGACGGCGTCTTCTCCATGGACGGCGACGCGGCCAAGCTCGACGAGATGGCCCGCCTCTGCGAGAAGCACGACGCCATGCTCCTCGTCGACGACTCGCACGCCACCGGCTTCATCGGCAAGACGGGCCGGGGGACGCACGAGCGCTGCGGCGTCGTCGGCAAGATCGACGTCATCACCACGACCTTCGGCAAGGCCCTCGGCGGGGCGTCCGGGGGCTGCGTCAGCGGCCGGCGCGAGCTGGTCGAGATGTGCCGGCAGCGGGCCCGGCCGTACCTCTTCTCGAACACCATCGCCCCGGTCGTCGTCGAGGGCGTCCTCAGGGTCATGGACCTGATCACCGGCTCGACCGAGCGGCGCGACAAGCTCGAGCGCAACGCCGCCTACTGGCGCAAGGGCCTGACCGAGGCCGGGTTCGTCCTCAAGGAAGGGGATACGCCGATCATCCCGGTCATGCTCTTCAACGCCAAGCTGGCCCAGGACGTCTCCCAGGCGCTCTACGACGAGGGAATCTACGCCATCGGCTTCTTCTTCCCGGTCGTCGCCCAGGGCCAGGCCCGGATCAGGACCCAGATCTCGGCCGGCCACGAGATCCACCACCTCGACAAGGCCCTGGCCGCGTTCGCCAAGGTGGGCAAGAAGTTCGACATCCTGGGCAAGACCAAGCAGGAGATCATCGCCAAGTACGGCCTGTAA
- a CDS encoding desulfoferrodoxin family protein, translating to MKKFCLVGIFVVVAAIGLGPALQAAEAQHVAPPAKKALQAKPFTMTDFGPWNEEVAKKHVPTVTFEKTGAGLKVTVRVDNHPMDPQKPHWIEWILLEDADGRKLGEKRFKAADPGPATAVFELPAVPDKVKALERCNIHGIWLKEAAVELK from the coding sequence ATGAAGAAGTTCTGTCTTGTGGGGATCTTCGTCGTCGTCGCGGCCATCGGCCTGGGGCCGGCCCTGCAGGCGGCCGAGGCCCAGCACGTCGCGCCGCCGGCGAAGAAAGCGCTCCAGGCCAAGCCGTTCACGATGACCGACTTCGGCCCGTGGAACGAAGAGGTGGCCAAAAAGCACGTTCCCACTGTCACGTTCGAGAAAACGGGCGCCGGCCTCAAGGTCACCGTGCGGGTCGACAACCATCCAATGGACCCCCAGAAGCCGCACTGGATCGAGTGGATCCTGCTCGAGGACGCGGACGGCCGGAAGCTCGGCGAGAAGAGGTTCAAGGCCGCCGACCCGGGCCCGGCGACCGCCGTGTTCGAGCTGCCGGCCGTGCCCGACAAGGTCAAGGCGCTCGAGCGCTGTAACATCCACGGCATCTGGCTGAAAGAGGCGGCCGTCGAGCTCAAGTGA
- a CDS encoding acetate uptake transporter — protein sequence MATNSSLANPAPLGLMGFGMTTVLLNIHNAGFFPLSAMVLAMGIFYGGIAQIIAGIMDFKKGNTFGTTAFTSYGLFWLSLVAIWIIPGTGAPSGAVTPAPYLAWYLFLWGLFTFFMWFGTFGKNRALQFVFLSLTILFWLLAARDWTGSALVGRIAGFEGIVCGLSAIYLAMAEVLNEAKGRTVLPIGVINKIVD from the coding sequence ATGGCCACGAACAGCAGCCTCGCCAATCCCGCGCCGCTCGGCCTGATGGGCTTCGGCATGACCACGGTCCTTCTCAACATCCACAACGCCGGGTTCTTCCCCCTGAGCGCCATGGTCCTGGCCATGGGCATTTTCTACGGCGGCATCGCCCAGATCATCGCCGGGATCATGGATTTCAAGAAGGGCAACACCTTCGGGACGACGGCCTTCACCTCCTACGGCCTGTTCTGGCTGTCGCTCGTCGCCATCTGGATCATCCCCGGGACGGGGGCCCCGAGCGGCGCGGTCACGCCCGCTCCCTACCTGGCCTGGTACCTGTTCCTGTGGGGCCTGTTCACTTTCTTCATGTGGTTCGGCACGTTCGGCAAGAACCGGGCCCTGCAGTTCGTCTTCCTCAGCCTGACCATCCTGTTCTGGCTGCTGGCCGCCCGCGACTGGACCGGCTCGGCGCTCGTCGGCCGGATCGCCGGCTTCGAAGGCATCGTCTGCGGCCTGTCGGCCATCTACCTGGCCATGGCCGAGGTCCTGAACGAGGCCAAGGGCCGGACCGTGCTGCCGATCGGCGTCATCAACAAGATCGTGGACTGA
- a CDS encoding M28 family peptidase encodes MSKRLPLVLAGVVACVLALTTAAAAQYTPWLYWTFLPQAQTDEIVGEASGESAWNTIAEINAFNRQRFPEEFAGNFLETQVVVRKLKSYGFEGVDIVTCPGGPAWVALKGELWETRPGRQKLASINDMLPMLASGSSDADVTTELVWIGRGTAKEIADANVAGKIAVTEGALMMAYGPAVGKGALGLISISLSRPYFDPLQMPWNGIMTRRRPAGPGPAGQPGQPGQTPPPGGGRPPAPAEQAAPAPQAQGFAFQLNVREGDILKRRLLANEKITVRAQVRTKTETADLENVVCAIPGADPAAGEIILSAHLFEGFQKQGANDNISGSATILEVARTLQTLIADGRLPRPKRTIRFIWGPEFSGIGEWVRTHREIMERTLCNINMDMVGEWLSRNQSFFCLMRTTYGHPHYINDVMENYYRYVGEGNRERIQNRAGASGVPVRIVAPSGADEPFVYSIETHYGASDHEVFNDWAVGVPGVMMIAWPDKWYHTSGDTADKSDPTQLKRAAVIGAAGAYTVAAADAEAASAIAAETASNAVRRLGHELAAALEALNAATAGTFADDSRYARGIFEAAVLNEKETLASVLELAPGDAGLAADVARLSKSVDGTGAAGLAALEARRAAVARKLGVKAAPMVLTELEKKAARIVPRPTAKVREGGYREYQKFLTAVTPADRLKFPLAGKGLALANQGELQLLVNGRHSALDILKMLDAQNERRSTLQAVLNCLEILKLAGLVEW; translated from the coding sequence ATGTCCAAACGCCTGCCGCTCGTCCTCGCCGGCGTCGTCGCCTGCGTTCTCGCGCTGACGACCGCCGCCGCCGCCCAATACACGCCCTGGCTCTACTGGACCTTCCTGCCCCAGGCCCAGACCGACGAGATCGTCGGCGAGGCCTCCGGCGAATCAGCCTGGAACACCATCGCCGAGATCAACGCCTTCAACCGGCAGCGCTTCCCCGAGGAATTCGCCGGCAACTTCCTGGAGACCCAGGTCGTCGTCCGCAAGCTCAAGAGCTACGGCTTCGAGGGCGTCGACATCGTGACCTGCCCGGGCGGGCCGGCCTGGGTGGCCCTCAAGGGCGAGCTCTGGGAGACCAGGCCCGGGCGCCAGAAGCTGGCCTCGATCAACGACATGCTGCCCATGCTGGCCTCCGGCAGCTCGGACGCCGACGTCACGACCGAGCTCGTCTGGATCGGCCGCGGCACCGCCAAGGAGATCGCCGACGCCAACGTGGCCGGCAAGATCGCGGTCACCGAGGGAGCCCTGATGATGGCCTACGGCCCGGCCGTCGGGAAAGGCGCCCTCGGCCTCATCTCGATCAGCCTGTCCCGGCCGTATTTCGACCCGCTCCAGATGCCCTGGAACGGGATCATGACGCGGCGGCGTCCCGCCGGCCCGGGTCCCGCCGGCCAGCCCGGCCAGCCCGGACAAACGCCTCCCCCCGGCGGCGGCCGGCCCCCGGCTCCGGCCGAACAGGCCGCGCCGGCGCCCCAGGCCCAGGGCTTCGCCTTCCAGCTGAACGTCCGCGAGGGCGACATCCTCAAGCGCCGCCTGCTGGCCAACGAGAAGATCACCGTCCGGGCCCAGGTCCGGACGAAGACGGAGACGGCCGACCTCGAGAACGTCGTCTGCGCCATCCCCGGCGCCGACCCCGCCGCCGGCGAGATCATCCTCTCCGCCCATCTCTTCGAGGGCTTCCAGAAGCAGGGCGCCAACGACAACATCTCCGGCAGCGCCACCATCCTCGAGGTCGCCCGGACGCTCCAGACCCTCATCGCGGACGGCCGCCTGCCGCGGCCGAAGAGGACCATCCGCTTCATCTGGGGCCCCGAGTTCTCCGGCATCGGCGAGTGGGTCCGCACTCACCGCGAGATCATGGAGCGGACGCTCTGCAACATCAACATGGACATGGTCGGCGAGTGGCTGTCCAGGAACCAGTCGTTCTTCTGCCTGATGCGGACGACCTACGGCCATCCCCATTACATCAACGACGTCATGGAGAACTATTACCGCTACGTCGGCGAGGGCAACCGCGAGCGCATCCAGAACCGGGCCGGCGCCTCGGGCGTGCCCGTCCGGATCGTCGCCCCCTCCGGCGCGGACGAGCCCTTCGTCTATTCGATCGAAACGCATTACGGGGCCTCCGACCATGAGGTCTTCAACGATTGGGCCGTGGGCGTGCCGGGCGTCATGATGATCGCCTGGCCCGACAAGTGGTACCACACCTCGGGCGACACGGCCGACAAGTCCGATCCGACCCAGCTCAAGCGGGCCGCCGTCATCGGGGCGGCGGGCGCGTACACGGTCGCCGCCGCGGACGCGGAGGCCGCCTCGGCTATCGCCGCCGAGACGGCCTCGAACGCCGTCCGCCGGCTCGGCCATGAGCTCGCGGCGGCCCTCGAAGCGCTCAACGCGGCCACGGCCGGGACGTTCGCCGACGATTCACGCTACGCCAGGGGCATTTTCGAAGCCGCCGTCCTGAACGAGAAGGAAACGCTGGCCTCCGTCCTCGAGCTGGCGCCCGGCGACGCCGGGCTCGCGGCCGACGTGGCCCGGCTGTCCAAGTCCGTGGACGGCACCGGGGCGGCCGGCCTGGCGGCCCTCGAGGCCCGGCGGGCGGCCGTGGCCCGCAAGCTCGGGGTCAAGGCTGCGCCCATGGTCCTGACCGAGCTCGAAAAGAAAGCCGCCAGGATCGTGCCCCGGCCTACGGCCAAGGTCCGGGAGGGCGGCTACCGCGAATACCAGAAGTTCCTGACGGCCGTCACGCCCGCCGACCGGCTGAAGTTCCCCCTGGCCGGCAAGGGCCTGGCCCTGGCCAATCAAGGCGAGCTGCAGCTCCTGGTCAACGGCAGGCACAGCGCCCTGGACATCCTGAAGATGCTCGACGCCCAGAACGAGCGGCGCTCGACGCTCCAGGCCGTTCTCAACTGCCTGGAGATCCTGAAGCTGGCCGGGCTGGTCGAATGGTGA
- a CDS encoding alkaline phosphatase → MTWSQGRSARAAFGALSATALAAILLSAAACGGRRAPAVTHVIFFIGDGMSAESEVAASRYLYGKDDGLAWQHLPARAYVATWDVNAYNSHARAAGRPPYSRSSFDPALGYDVKTSGAKPLAGPGITQRFPPGPATDSASAATALATGFKTDSGNIAWLPGDPPGGRLTTILEDARARLGAEIGVISTVPFDHATPAAFVSHNTGRGAYYTGLKGYQGLGLADEIILRTKPDVVIGGGSPLLDNPGFDTRKGYISESLYRALQSSPDYVFVERKPGQDGGRALAEGAAEAVREGRKLFALFGGRGGNFEVPQVDDSPGQPRVTPGSAENPSLAEAAEAALGYLSHGPKGFVLVIEEGDIDWANHDNDYRAMIGCVADLDAAVRAALAFVDKPGDDVDWTNTVLLVTADHATGGLLLGPGATLGAGGLPREVARVDEEGQPPAKIGSDRGPMNGPVIKKPDYPSPYDYPDGDVSYGTAGHTNELVDLAVIGAAAPDFMRFRGAWYPGPILDNTQINAALRQALGLPPLGRHAGRAN, encoded by the coding sequence ATGACCTGGAGCCAGGGAAGGAGCGCGCGCGCCGCTTTCGGGGCGCTTTCCGCCACCGCTCTCGCGGCCATCCTGCTTTCGGCCGCCGCGTGCGGCGGCCGCCGCGCCCCCGCGGTCACGCACGTCATCTTCTTCATCGGCGACGGGATGTCGGCCGAGTCGGAGGTCGCGGCCAGCCGCTACCTCTACGGCAAGGACGACGGCCTGGCCTGGCAGCATCTTCCGGCCAGGGCCTACGTCGCGACCTGGGATGTCAACGCCTACAACAGCCATGCCCGGGCGGCCGGCCGGCCGCCCTATTCCCGGTCGTCGTTCGACCCCGCCCTCGGCTACGACGTCAAGACCAGCGGAGCGAAGCCGCTGGCCGGCCCCGGGATCACGCAACGTTTCCCGCCGGGTCCGGCCACCGACTCGGCCTCGGCGGCCACGGCCCTGGCCACGGGCTTCAAGACGGACTCGGGCAACATCGCCTGGCTCCCGGGCGACCCGCCCGGCGGCCGCCTGACGACCATCCTCGAGGACGCGCGGGCGCGGCTCGGGGCGGAGATCGGGGTCATCAGCACCGTTCCGTTCGATCACGCGACGCCGGCCGCCTTCGTCAGCCACAACACCGGCCGCGGCGCCTATTACACCGGCCTCAAGGGCTACCAGGGGCTGGGCCTCGCCGACGAGATCATCCTCAGGACCAAGCCCGATGTCGTCATCGGCGGCGGCTCGCCGCTCCTCGACAATCCGGGTTTCGATACCCGGAAGGGCTACATCTCGGAATCGCTCTACCGGGCGCTCCAGTCCTCCCCGGACTACGTCTTCGTCGAGCGCAAGCCGGGCCAGGACGGCGGCCGGGCCCTGGCCGAGGGGGCGGCCGAGGCCGTCCGCGAGGGCCGCAAGCTCTTCGCGCTCTTCGGCGGCAGGGGCGGGAACTTCGAAGTGCCGCAGGTCGATGATTCGCCCGGCCAGCCGCGGGTCACGCCCGGAAGCGCGGAGAACCCGTCGCTGGCGGAGGCGGCGGAGGCCGCCCTCGGTTATCTCAGTCACGGCCCCAAGGGCTTCGTCCTCGTTATCGAAGAGGGCGACATCGATTGGGCCAACCACGACAACGACTACCGGGCCATGATCGGCTGCGTCGCCGACCTCGACGCCGCCGTCCGGGCGGCCCTGGCCTTCGTCGACAAGCCGGGGGACGACGTCGATTGGACCAACACGGTGCTCCTGGTCACGGCCGACCACGCCACGGGAGGGCTGCTGCTGGGGCCGGGCGCGACGCTCGGCGCCGGCGGCTTGCCCCGCGAGGTGGCCCGCGTCGACGAGGAAGGGCAGCCTCCGGCCAAGATCGGCAGCGACCGGGGGCCGATGAACGGCCCGGTCATCAAGAAGCCCGACTATCCCTCGCCCTACGACTACCCGGACGGCGATGTTTCCTACGGCACGGCCGGGCACACCAACGAACTCGTCGATCTGGCCGTCATCGGCGCCGCGGCGCCGGACTTCATGCGCTTCCGCGGCGCCTGGTACCCCGGGCCGATCCTCGACAACACCCAGATCAACGCCGCCCTCAGGCAAGCCCTGGGCCTGCCGCCGCTCGGCCGTCATGCCGGCCGGGCGAACTGA
- a CDS encoding family 16 glycoside hydrolase: MKKPFAPVVLAAAAIALLASGPLAAYGRGASATAADLKARVSAVVERFPAENGAARDALCADLIKLGPAGLAETLARVLPPGAGNDAKARFAANGLAVYVTRSGAEAERLMFVKAVLASLASSADKDVASFFLSQVQAAGKAEAVKPLAPCLRDEALAGPAVAALQAIGGPEAAKTMLKGLDPAPAAAKLAIIDGLGAMRSREAVWKLLRLADAGNEGLRRAARSALANIGDPVAGPVLGKVLVAASWSERAEAPGLYLLYARRLAESGRTADALASARALLRSYDRPSESQVAAGALSLVVSILGDKALPDLVRAAASSDPALRGAALGTAEKSGDAAATGQWIELARSASPDLEAAIIAMLGRRGDPAALPVVREALRGRDEIVRLAAIPAAVRLGGPSVLADLFGLIGAAGPAEAAALKTALLQYRADEVAPRAAELIDPTPHPGRAVLIDLLGEKGARGEIGRVFALAADPDPATRASALGALARLAGERDLPRLVEMLERAADADDIVNLQNAVAAAAVRGAEPSRLGAALVELMSGASSGRKAVILRVLPNVGGEKAMSAVLAATGDPDTQVQTAAVYALSQWPDYAAAGELLRIAATTASKRYRLLAVDGYVRLVGKANMTGQRRLALLQDLLAQKFENADKKAVLPGAAAIREPESLRLLAGCLDDPALGDSAAAGLLELTSEQAPQERWLSGHEAYSALRRVEARTDDPAEKARVNEIIVARLRQGGFTPLFDGRTFDGWKGLVADPPARAGMTAQELAAAQVAADERMRAHWRVVNGVLVFDGKGESLCTASDYGDFELLVDWKIEKGGDSGIYLRGAPQVQIWDPAANPVGSGGLYNNQKGKSVPSERADRPAGEWNSFRVIMIGERVSVYLNDKLVVDNVALENYWERAMPIYPAGQIELQAHGNPLYFRNIFLREIPRDAPSPGLTPAEADEGFVALFNGRDLEGWTGDTKGYVAEDGKIVIHPDRGSGNLYTAKEYSDFTLRFEFKLTPAANNGLGVRAPIEGDAAYAGMEIQILEDGSPVYWGLRPYQYHGSIYGVVPARRGFLRPAGEWNSEEVTVRDRRVTVAVNGSTIVDADLDQASAGGTIDHNEHPGLGRGSGHIGFLGHGSIVEFRDIRLKELR; the protein is encoded by the coding sequence ATGAAGAAGCCCTTCGCCCCCGTCGTCCTCGCGGCCGCCGCGATCGCCCTCCTCGCCTCCGGTCCCCTCGCGGCCTACGGCCGGGGCGCCTCCGCCACGGCCGCCGATCTCAAGGCCCGGGTCTCGGCCGTCGTGGAGCGATTCCCGGCCGAAAACGGAGCGGCGCGCGACGCCCTCTGCGCCGACCTGATCAAGCTCGGCCCGGCCGGCCTGGCCGAGACGCTCGCCCGCGTTCTCCCTCCCGGCGCGGGGAACGACGCCAAGGCCCGCTTCGCCGCGAACGGCCTGGCCGTCTATGTGACCAGGAGCGGAGCCGAGGCCGAGCGCCTGATGTTCGTCAAGGCCGTCCTGGCATCGCTCGCGTCGAGCGCCGACAAGGACGTCGCATCCTTTTTCCTGAGCCAGGTCCAGGCCGCGGGAAAGGCGGAGGCGGTCAAGCCGCTCGCCCCTTGTCTCCGGGACGAGGCGCTGGCCGGACCGGCCGTGGCCGCTCTCCAGGCGATCGGCGGCCCCGAGGCGGCCAAGACCATGCTCAAGGGGCTCGATCCCGCGCCGGCCGCCGCCAAGCTGGCGATCATCGACGGCCTCGGCGCGATGCGGAGCCGCGAGGCCGTCTGGAAGCTTCTCCGCCTGGCCGACGCCGGCAACGAAGGCCTGCGCCGGGCCGCCCGGTCCGCGCTGGCCAACATCGGAGATCCCGTCGCCGGGCCGGTCCTGGGCAAAGTCCTCGTCGCCGCGTCCTGGAGCGAGAGGGCCGAAGCCCCGGGCCTCTATCTCCTTTACGCCCGCCGGTTGGCCGAGTCGGGAAGGACCGCCGACGCCCTGGCCTCGGCCCGGGCTCTCCTCAGATCCTATGATCGGCCCTCCGAAAGCCAGGTCGCCGCGGGCGCCCTGAGCCTCGTCGTCTCGATCCTCGGCGACAAGGCCCTGCCCGATCTCGTCCGGGCCGCCGCGAGCTCCGATCCGGCCCTCCGCGGCGCCGCTCTCGGGACGGCGGAGAAATCCGGCGACGCGGCGGCGACGGGGCAATGGATCGAGCTGGCCAGGTCCGCGAGCCCGGACCTCGAGGCGGCCATCATCGCCATGCTGGGAAGGCGGGGCGATCCGGCGGCCCTGCCCGTCGTCCGGGAAGCCCTGCGCGGCCGCGACGAGATCGTCCGGCTGGCGGCCATTCCCGCGGCGGTCCGGCTGGGCGGGCCGTCGGTCCTGGCCGACCTCTTCGGGCTCATCGGCGCCGCCGGTCCGGCCGAGGCCGCCGCGCTGAAGACGGCGCTCCTCCAGTACCGGGCCGACGAGGTCGCGCCCAGAGCCGCGGAGCTCATCGATCCGACCCCGCATCCCGGCAGGGCCGTCCTGATCGACCTTCTCGGCGAAAAGGGCGCCCGCGGCGAGATCGGGCGCGTCTTCGCCCTGGCCGCCGACCCCGACCCGGCGACCCGGGCCTCGGCCCTGGGCGCCCTGGCCAGGCTGGCCGGCGAACGCGACCTCCCCCGCCTGGTGGAGATGCTCGAGCGGGCGGCCGACGCCGACGACATCGTCAACCTCCAGAACGCGGTGGCCGCGGCCGCGGTCCGCGGTGCCGAGCCGTCCCGGCTGGGGGCCGCGCTCGTCGAGCTCATGAGCGGCGCCTCCTCCGGCCGCAAGGCCGTCATCCTCCGCGTCCTGCCGAATGTCGGCGGGGAAAAGGCGATGAGCGCCGTCCTGGCCGCGACGGGCGATCCTGACACACAAGTCCAGACCGCCGCCGTCTATGCCCTGTCCCAATGGCCCGACTATGCCGCCGCCGGCGAGCTGCTGCGCATCGCCGCGACGACCGCGAGCAAGCGCTATCGCCTGCTGGCCGTCGACGGCTACGTCCGGCTGGTCGGGAAGGCGAACATGACCGGGCAGCGGAGGCTCGCCCTCTTACAGGACCTGCTCGCCCAGAAGTTCGAAAACGCAGACAAGAAAGCCGTCCTCCCGGGCGCGGCCGCCATCCGCGAGCCCGAGTCGCTGCGCCTGCTGGCCGGCTGCCTGGACGATCCGGCCCTCGGCGACTCCGCCGCGGCCGGCCTCCTCGAGCTGACGTCCGAGCAGGCGCCGCAGGAGCGCTGGCTCTCCGGCCACGAGGCCTATTCCGCCCTCCGGCGCGTCGAGGCCCGGACGGACGACCCGGCCGAGAAGGCCCGCGTCAACGAGATCATCGTCGCCCGCCTGCGCCAGGGCGGCTTCACCCCGCTCTTCGACGGCCGCACGTTCGACGGCTGGAAGGGCCTGGTCGCCGATCCCCCGGCCCGGGCCGGGATGACCGCCCAGGAGCTGGCGGCCGCCCAGGTCGCGGCCGACGAGCGGATGCGGGCCCACTGGCGGGTCGTCAACGGGGTCCTCGTCTTCGACGGCAAGGGCGAAAGCCTCTGCACCGCCTCCGACTACGGCGATTTCGAGCTCCTCGTCGACTGGAAGATCGAGAAGGGCGGCGACAGCGGCATCTACCTGCGCGGGGCGCCCCAGGTCCAGATCTGGGACCCGGCCGCCAATCCCGTCGGCTCCGGCGGCCTCTATAACAACCAGAAGGGCAAGAGCGTCCCCTCGGAGAGGGCCGACCGCCCGGCCGGCGAGTGGAACTCGTTCCGCGTCATCATGATCGGAGAGCGCGTCAGCGTCTATCTCAACGACAAGCTCGTCGTCGACAACGTCGCCCTCGAGAACTACTGGGAGAGGGCCATGCCCATCTACCCGGCGGGGCAGATCGAGCTCCAGGCCCACGGCAATCCGCTCTATTTCCGGAACATCTTCCTCCGCGAGATCCCCCGCGACGCGCCGTCGCCCGGGCTGACCCCGGCCGAGGCGGACGAGGGCTTCGTCGCGCTCTTCAACGGACGCGACCTCGAGGGCTGGACGGGCGACACCAAGGGCTATGTCGCCGAGGACGGCAAGATCGTCATCCACCCCGACCGCGGCAGCGGCAACCTCTACACGGCCAAAGAATATTCCGACTTCACCCTGCGGTTCGAGTTCAAGCTGACGCCGGCCGCCAACAACGGCCTGGGCGTCCGGGCCCCGATCGAAGGCGACGCCGCCTACGCCGGCATGGAGATCCAGATCCTCGAGGACGGGTCGCCTGTCTACTGGGGCCTCCGGCCGTACCAGTACCACGGCTCGATCTACGGCGTCGTCCCGGCCCGCCGCGGCTTCCTGCGGCCGGCCGGGGAATGGAACTCGGAGGAGGTCACGGTCAGGGACCGGCGCGTCACCGTCGCCGTCAACGGCTCGACCATCGTCGACGCCGACCTCGACCAGGCCTCGGCCGGCGGCACGATCGACCACAACGAGCATCCCGGCCTCGGGCGCGGCTCCGGCCACATCGGCTTCCTCGGGCACGGCTCGATCGTCGAGTTCCGCGACATCCGGCTGAAGGAGCTCCGGTAG
- a CDS encoding Gfo/Idh/MocA family oxidoreductase, with the protein MRHSRRFTRRDFLRAGAAAAAAFTIVPRRVLGGQGYLAPSDTLTKAVIGVGGMGRGHLGYPGSVLRAVCDVDREHLRSALELAGPGVDGYSDFREVLARPDIDIVHIATPPHWHALISIAAAEAGKDVWCEKPMTRTIAEGRAVVDAVRRAGRIFRVNTWFRFTGGFYGFGTDVKPIKKAVQNGLLGWPIRATVSATTGFDWKFYWSGLTHARPEPVPPELDYDFWLGPAPFKPYHPHRVHGTFRGYWDYDGGGLGDMGMHYLDPVQYILDKDGESPVEIAADCPQQHPDACGSWRRIEMKYADGCLIVLDGENRDKSAPFLEGPKGKLYRGFGSDIPDLREKLAALPDPEPQLTDFSEAVRTRTRFALNETNGHRSCTIVNLAKIAVQLGRPLRYDPATETFPGDEAANRLAGQPMRAPWRL; encoded by the coding sequence ATGCGTCATTCCCGCCGTTTCACCCGCCGCGATTTCCTCCGCGCCGGCGCCGCGGCCGCCGCGGCCTTCACCATCGTGCCGCGCCGCGTCCTGGGCGGCCAGGGCTATCTCGCCCCGAGCGACACGCTGACCAAGGCCGTCATCGGCGTCGGCGGCATGGGCCGGGGCCACCTCGGCTATCCGGGCTCGGTCCTGCGGGCTGTCTGCGACGTCGACCGCGAGCACCTCCGATCGGCCCTGGAGCTGGCCGGCCCCGGCGTCGACGGCTACTCGGATTTCCGCGAGGTCCTGGCCCGCCCCGACATCGACATCGTCCACATCGCCACCCCGCCCCACTGGCACGCCCTGATCTCCATCGCCGCGGCCGAGGCGGGCAAGGACGTCTGGTGCGAGAAGCCCATGACCCGGACGATCGCCGAGGGCCGGGCCGTCGTCGACGCCGTCCGCCGAGCCGGCCGGATCTTCCGCGTCAACACCTGGTTCCGCTTCACCGGCGGCTTCTACGGCTTCGGCACCGATGTCAAGCCGATCAAGAAGGCCGTCCAGAACGGCCTCCTGGGCTGGCCGATCAGGGCCACGGTCAGCGCCACGACCGGTTTCGACTGGAAGTTCTACTGGAGCGGACTGACCCACGCCCGGCCCGAGCCGGTGCCGCCCGAGCTCGACTACGACTTCTGGCTCGGCCCGGCCCCGTTCAAGCCTTACCACCCGCACCGCGTCCACGGCACGTTCCGCGGCTATTGGGACTACGACGGCGGCGGGCTCGGCGACATGGGCATGCACTACCTCGACCCCGTCCAATACATCCTGGACAAGGACGGCGAAAGCCCGGTCGAGATCGCGGCCGACTGCCCGCAGCAGCATCCGGACGCCTGCGGCAGCTGGCGCCGGATCGAGATGAAGTACGCCGACGGCTGCCTCATCGTCCTCGACGGCGAGAACCGGGACAAGTCGGCGCCCTTCCTCGAGGGCCCGAAGGGCAAGCTCTACCGCGGCTTCGGATCCGACATCCCCGACCTGCGGGAGAAGCTGGCGGCCCTGCCCGATCCCGAGCCGCAGCTCACGGACTTCTCCGAGGCCGTGCGGACGCGGACCCGCTTCGCCCTCAACGAGACGAACGGCCACCGCTCCTGCACCATCGTCAACCTGGCCAAGATCGCCGTCCAACTGGGACGGCCGCTCCGGTACGATCCGGCGACCGAGACTTTTCCGGGCGACGAGGCGGCCAACCGGCTGGCCGGGCAGCCCATGAGGGCGCCGTGGCGCCTGTAA